A stretch of Cellulosilyticum sp. I15G10I2 DNA encodes these proteins:
- the pabB gene encoding aminodeoxychorismate synthase component I codes for MNTVYYEEIDTTLDSFQIYKLFFQEKYSFFLDSGMDPGRLGRYSFIGANPFLRITSKREKIKIWENGHETVLEGNPFHVLKKLLQRYTIKNSTDLPFIGGAVGYMAYDLCHHIEKLPQRAYDDIDLPEMIMGFYDGIIVIDHLEKRNYAVSAGLPHFSEEHAKAKVTYLKQFIEGRSEVQSDLYLDEPYKNNPTHLESNFTQQNYYKAITKAKEYIRQGDIYQMNMTQRFTTPINRHPLNIYGTLRKINPAPFASFLEFGDFQIVSSSPERFLQIRKGMIETRPIKGTMPRGRNLKEDKANSATLKNSTKDMAENLMIVDLMRNDIGKVCKLGTVKVPELFSIEKYATVFHLVSTVTGELRSSCDAVDCIEATFPGGSITGAPKIRAMEIIDELEPTCRHIYTGSVGYISFDGDMDINIVIRTILIKGDKAYYQVGGGIVWDSVPEKEYQETLDKGAALKKALLNILT; via the coding sequence ATGAATACAGTCTATTATGAAGAGATTGATACGACTTTGGATTCTTTCCAAATATACAAGTTGTTTTTCCAAGAAAAATACAGCTTCTTTTTAGATAGTGGCATGGACCCTGGCAGATTAGGACGGTATTCTTTTATTGGAGCGAATCCATTTTTAAGAATAACGTCCAAAAGGGAAAAAATAAAAATTTGGGAAAACGGACACGAAACAGTTTTAGAGGGTAATCCTTTTCATGTGTTAAAAAAATTATTGCAAAGATATACTATTAAAAATAGTACTGACTTGCCATTTATAGGAGGCGCAGTTGGCTATATGGCCTATGATTTATGCCATCATATTGAAAAGCTGCCCCAAAGAGCATATGATGATATAGACTTACCCGAAATGATTATGGGCTTTTATGATGGCATTATAGTTATTGACCATTTAGAAAAAAGAAACTATGCAGTATCAGCTGGTCTGCCTCATTTTAGTGAAGAACACGCCAAAGCAAAAGTAACATACCTGAAACAATTTATAGAAGGGCGTAGTGAAGTTCAAAGTGATTTATATCTTGATGAACCCTATAAAAATAACCCTACACATTTGGAATCTAACTTTACACAGCAAAACTATTATAAAGCCATCACTAAAGCGAAAGAATATATTCGTCAAGGCGACATCTATCAGATGAATATGACGCAGAGATTTACCACGCCTATCAATAGACATCCTTTAAATATATATGGCACACTTCGAAAAATAAACCCTGCTCCATTTGCTTCATTTCTTGAGTTTGGGGATTTTCAGATAGTAAGCAGTTCCCCTGAGCGCTTTTTGCAAATAAGAAAGGGAATGATTGAAACAAGACCCATTAAAGGCACAATGCCAAGAGGACGAAATCTTAAAGAAGATAAAGCAAACAGCGCAACTTTAAAAAATAGTACTAAAGATATGGCCGAAAATCTTATGATTGTCGACTTAATGAGAAATGATATTGGCAAGGTGTGCAAATTGGGTACGGTTAAAGTTCCGGAGTTGTTTAGTATTGAAAAATATGCAACTGTTTTTCATCTAGTATCTACTGTAACAGGAGAATTACGCTCTAGCTGTGATGCAGTTGATTGTATTGAAGCTACTTTCCCCGGAGGGTCCATAACCGGCGCACCTAAGATACGGGCTATGGAGATCATTGATGAGCTTGAGCCAACTTGTAGACATATCTATACGGGTTCTGTAGGCTATATTAGTTTTGATGGAGATATGGATATCAATATCGTTATCCGTACTATTTTGATTAAAGGAGACAAGGCCTATTACCAAGTAGGTGGAGGTATCGTCTGGGATTCAGTTCCTGAAAAAGAATATCAGGAAACTTTAGATAAAGGTGCGGCATTAAAAAAAGCACTGCTTAATATATTAACTTAA